In Brettanomyces bruxellensis chromosome 8, complete sequence, a genomic segment contains:
- the MCM2 gene encoding MCM DNA helicase complex subunit, producing MSDHRSPRKRTIESDDENSSGEEVFASSSPKHQSSPAPSSLASSPRAQQPPSSPAIPFEEDTEENEERKYMNNNIDDLEDKLEEQTGVDLIGDEMSKDYKSKPEQDRYDSEQLDDNEYDALSDSEKRKVDEMLDARDKLRRKKLAGEGNLDLDEGENLNDVPRDEYGLPIQRRRRRHGYEEDTEHYFDDVDPLTEELSLDALSEVKAPSILEWITMPNVARSIARELKSFLLEYTDEKGRSVYGSRIRTLGEMNSESLEVSYMHLLHSKAILALFLTTCPEEMLKIFDVVAMEATELHYPDYSQIHSEIHVRIAGFPTINQLRELRGSHLNTLVRITGVVTRRTGVFPQLKYVKFDCLRCGAVLGPYFQDSNQEVRVSYCTNCQSRGPFRLNSEKTVYRNYQRVTLQESPGSVPPGRIPRHKEVILLWDLVDSAKPGDEIEVTGIYKNSYDGTLNAKNGFPVFATVIEANSIKRREGAAKGSGGIGSVIGTSGLSPFEWTEEDEREIIKRSKQRGIVDQIIASMAPSIYGHKNIKTAVACSLFGGVPKDVNGKHSIRGDINVLLLGDPGTAKSQILKYVEKTAHRAVFATGQGASAVGLTASVRRDPVTREWTLEGGALVLADKGVCLIDEFDKMNDQDRTSIHEAMEQQSISISKAGIVTTLQARCSIIAAANPIGGRYNSTLDLQRNVNLTEPILSRFDIVCVVRDLVNPEADARLAEFVIDSHIRSHPLNDDGHDEDPDKMDVSDDDTVNSEDDDENITSTRLRKEENARKQKEDEISPIPQAFLIKYIHYARTRIHPKLNQMDMDKVSRVYADLRKESNTTGSFPITVRHLESILRISESFAKMRLSEYVSSGDLDRAIKVVVDSFVGTQKISIRKQLQRSFMKYTLPHRKHLPQQVTVS from the coding sequence ATGTCTGATCATAGAAgcccaagaaaaagaactatAGAATCGGACGACGAGAACTCTTCTGGTGAAGAAGTTTTCGCAAGCTCTTCACCAAAGCATCAATCATCCCCTGCACCTTCATCATTGGCATCTTCACCTAGAGCACAGCAACCACCATCTTCTCCAGCAATAccatttgaagaagatacGGAGGAGAATGAAGAACGAAAATAcatgaataataatattgatGATCTTGAAGATAAATTAGAAGAACAAACAGGTGTGGATTTAATAGGAGATGAAATGTCGAAAGATTACAAGTCCAAGCCGGAGCAAGATCGATATGATTCTGAACAATtggatgataatgaatatGATGCCTTGTCAGATTCCGAGAAGAGGAAAGTTGATGAGATGTTAGATGCAAGAGATAAgttaagaagaaaaaagcttGCAGGTGAAGGTAACCTCGATCTAGATGAAGGcgaaaatttgaatgatgTGCCAAGAGATGAATATGGTTTACCAATTCAGagacgaagaagaaggcaTGGTTATGAGGAAGATACTGAACATTATTTTGATGACGTTGACCCCTTGACGGAAGAATTGTCTTTGGACGCCCTTTCCGAAGTCAAAGCTCCATCTATTCTAGAATGGATAACTATGCCTAATGTTGCGAGATCTATTGCCAGAGAACTTAAatctttccttcttgaaTATACGGATGAGAAAGGTCGTTCAGTTTACGGTAGTAGGATTAGGACATTGGGTGAAATGAACAGTGAGAGTTTGGAAGTCTCGTATatgcatcttcttcattcaaAAGCCATTCTTGCCCTCTTTTTAACAACGTGTCCAGAAgaaatgctgaaaatatttgatgtGGTTGCAATGGAGGCCACTGAGCTACATTATCCCGATTACAGTCAAATACACTCCGAAATACACGTTCGTATAGCGGGTTTCCCTACAATTAACCAGCTTCGAGAATTAAGAGGGTCTCATTTGAATACATTAGTGAGAATTACAGGTGTTGTCACTAGAAGGACAGGTGTCTTTCCTCAGCTTAAATATGTGAAATTTGATTGCTTAAGATGTGGTGCGGTTCTTGGACCATACTTTCAGGACTCAAATCAAGAAGTTCGGGTTTCTTACTGTACAAACTGTCAGTCTCGAGGTCCATTCAGGTTGAATTCTGAGAAGACAGTTTACCGAAATTACCAAAGGGTTACCTTGCAGGAATCTCCTGGTAGTGTGCCACCTGGTAGAATCCCACGGCATAAGGAGGTTATTCTTCTGTGGGATTTGGTTGATTCTGCCAAGCCAGGTGATGAAATTGAGGTCACGggaatatacaaaaattcTTACGATGGAACTTTAAATGCAAAGAACGGCTTTCCGGTGTTTGCTACAGTCATCGAGGCTAACTCGATAAAAAGGCGTGAGGGTGCTGCTAAAGGATCTGGCGGTATTGGTTCTGTTATTGGTACAAGTGGGCTTTCTCCATTTGAATGgacagaagaagatgagagAGAAATTATTAAAAGAAGTAAGCAAAGAGGTATCGTGGACCAGATAATTGCATCAATGGCGCCATCTATTTACGGTCATAAGAATATTAAAACAGCAGTTGCATGCTCCTTGTTTGGGGGTGTTCCAAAGGACGTAAATGGGAAACATTCAATTAGGGGTGACATTAACGTTCTCCTTTTGGGTGATCCAGGTACTGCAAAATCACAAATTTTGAAGTATGTCGAAAAAACAGCACATAGAGCTGTTTTTGCAACAGGTCAAGGTGCTTCCGCTGTTGGTTTAACTGCATCAGTTAGACGTGACCCAGTTACAAGAGAGTGGACGTTAGAAGGAGGAGCATTAGTTCTCGCAGACAAGGGAGTTTGTCTGATTGACGAATTTGATAAGATGAATGACCAAGACAGAACATCTATTCATGAAGCTATGGAACAGCAATCTATTTCTATTTCCAAAGCAGGTATTGTTACCACTCTTCAGGCAAGATGTTCCATAATTGCTGCTGCTAATCCTATTGGTGGACGTTATAACTCTACACTGGATTTGCAAAGGAATGTGAATCTTACAGAACCTATCCTTTCTCGTTTTGATATAGTATGTGTTGTGCGGGATTTGGTGAATCCAGAGGCGGATGCAAGATTGGCTGAATTTGTGATAGATTCACATATCAGATCACATCCGTTAAACGATGATGGTCACGACGAAGATCCTGATAAGATGGATGTTTCTGATGACGATACGGTCAAtagtgaagatgatgatgaaaatattacttCTACACGGTTACGGAAAGAGGAAAACgcaagaaagcaaaaagaggatgaaaTTTCACCTATTCCACAGGCCTTTTTAATTAAGTATATTCATTATGCGAGAACAAGAATACATCCAAAGTTGAATCAAATGGATATGGATAAGGTTTCAAGAGTTTACGCTGATTTAAGAAAAGAGTCAAACACGACCGGCTCCTTTCCAATTACTGTGAGACATTTGGAAAGTATTCTTCGTATTTCCGAATCCTTTGCAAAAATGAGGTTGAGCGAGTATGTTTCAAGTGGTGATCTTGATAGAGCTATaaaagttgttgttgaCAGTTTTGTTGGAACCCAAAAGATCAGTATCAGAAAGCAGTTACAGAGAAGCTTTATGAAATACACCCTTCCACACAGAAAGCATCTACCACAGCAGGTTACTGTCTCTTGA
- a CDS encoding uncharacterized protein (BUSCO:EOG09264CP8): MTEEKKSPIKNTDIFTFIPNLIGYGRVLTLLASWLTMKSYPLITMLAFYSTSCLLDAFDGAAARKYGQSTKFGAVLDMVTDRSSTCSLIVFLGIIYPDWCILWQFLISLDLSSHYMHMYAMITSGASSHKSVSKDSNILMRLYYTNRKILFTVCAFNELFYIALYFAHYDLGNFPGTSIPTGVMLAYISAPTWIFKQIMNVIQMVNAALMMSHLDAQQYNKLHKLI, from the coding sequence ATGAcggaagagaaaaaatcCCCAATTAAAAACACTGATATTTTCACCTTCATTCCCAATCTCATTGGGTATGGACGTGTGTTAACGTTGTTAGCATCTTGGCTTACCATGAAAAGCTATCCTCTTATTACAATGTTGGCATTTTACTCGACCTCGTGCTTGTTGGACGCTTTTGATGGCGCAGCAGCGAGAAAATACGGCCAATCAACTAAATTTGGAGCTGTTTTAGATATGGTGACAGACAGATCTTCGACCTGTTCCCTTATAGTGTTTCTTGGTATCATTTATCCAGACTGGTGCATACTTTGGCAGTTTTTAATCTCGTTGGATCTTTCATCTCATTATATGCACATGTACGCTATGATCACAAGTGGTGCTTCTAGTCATAAGAGTGTTTCAAAGGATTCCAACATTTTGATGAGGCTTTACTACACGAACAGGAAGATTTTGTTCACTGTCTGTGCATTTAATGAGCTTTTTTATATTGCATTATACTTTGCTCATTACGATCTTGGTAACTTCCCTGGCACTTCCATTCCAACAGGTGTTATGCTTGCTTATATTTCGGCACCTACCTGGATCTTTAAGCAAATAATGAACGTGATTCAAATGGTGAACGCTGCTTTAATGATGTCTCACTTGGATGCACAGCAGTACAACAAATTGcacaaattaatttga
- the MEU1 gene encoding S-methyl-5-thioadenosine phosphorylase (BUSCO:EOG09263KB4), producing the protein MPIMTKLAHEFHEPVLLAIIGGTGLYSLAALKPIAKLIISTPWGEPSSPITIARTSSGFPIAFLARHGPHHDLLPSDVPYRANIAALKGLGVKVILAFSAVGSLREHIKPRDFVVPNQIIDRTKGIRSSTFFCKGFVAHAGFGEPFDPKLNKLIGDHCREILQGDGVKLHTKETEGKNVILVCMEGPAFSTRAESQLYRSWGGDVINMSCIPESKLAREAEIAYQMICMSTDYDSWNESEEPVTVEQVVGNLKANTDNAHRVAEKLIDLLEPKIKSGEIGGDLDGSMKFSVSTKKPARDRRAAIKMHYLFPNYWPLE; encoded by the coding sequence ATGCCAATTATGACAAAACTAGCGCACGAATTTCACGAGCCAGTCCTTCTGGCAATTATTGGAGGAACAGGCTTATACTCCTTAGCTGCCTTGAAACCAATCGCTAAACTTATTATATCTACACCTTGGGGTGAGCCATCCTCTCCAATTACCATCGCACGTACCAGCAGCGGATTTCCTATTGCGTTTCTTGCCAGGCATGGTCCTCATCACGATCTTTTACCTTCAGATGTCCCATATCGTGCTAATATCGCCGCTTTAAAAGGATTAGGTGTTAAAGTAATACTTGCATTTAGTGCGGTGGGTTCCTTAAGAGAACATATCAAGCCTCGAGATTTTGTTGTTCCAAATCAGATAATTGATCGAACCAAAGGTATTCGCTCGTCTACATTCTTTTGCAAGGGTTTTGTCGCTCATGCTGGATTTGGTGAGCCTTTCGATCCAAAATTAAACAAATTGATTGGCGATCATTGTAGAGAAATTTTGCAGGGCGATGGTGTTAAGCTTCATACCAAGGAAACTGAAGGTAAGAATGTGATTTTAGTCTGCATGGAGGGACCTGCCTTTTCTACAAGAGCTGAATCACAATTGTATAGGTCGTGGGGTGGTGATGTTATTAATATGTCATGCATTCCTGAGTCCAAATTGGCAAGAGAAGCAGAGATAGCGTACCAGATGATTTGTATGTCTACTGATTACGATTCCTGGAATGAGTCGGAAGAGCCTGTTACTGTTGAACAGGTTGTTGGGAATCTTAAGGCCAATACAGATAATGCACATCGTGTTGCTGAAAAACTTATTGATCTATTGGagccaaaaataaaatccgGAGAAATTGGGGGTGATTTGGATGGAAGTATGAAGTTTTCTGTCAGTACGAAAAAGCCAGCAAGAGATAGAAGGGCTGCAATCAAAATGCATTATCTTTTCCCAAACTATTGGCCTTTAGAGTAA
- a CDS encoding uncharacterized protein (BUSCO:EOG092650I8) — protein sequence MSLVNLANVCSHLQNCVMAKLPLAKIPYTRLHLQIALGLYNEGFISSVQRGSINGPDIKQVEVTPDNVSTRRLWLGLKYKDNKPVLSHIHLISKPNRRVHLTNDELVHFAAGNRVRFVKPMKPDEVVFVRASNGDVLNLYEAVKKQLTGELLCRVSLGDKSLTGKKYSIAGFDMDETIITTQSGTRFGHGAWDWCIKYPEVVSRLKELETIHSNDDTIKVIAIFTNQGAINNTKRSKSLSGFTHKISSIIKKLSTLTSLPIVIYAATRDPQANKNVLAKKAAKIARKPDIGMFQQLLNDINATKEDVSYQDSFFCGDAAGRPGDFSECDIGIAKKIGVKFYTPEQYFLDVKEK from the exons ATGTCTTTGGTAAACTTGGCAAATGTTTGCAGCCATTTACAGAATTGTGTGATGGCAAAGTTACCATTGGCTAAAATACCCTATACTCGACTACATTTGCAAATTGCGTTAGGATTGTACAATGAAGGATTTATATCTTCCGTTCAACGTGGCTCTATTAATGGTCCAGACATTAAACAGGTAGAAGTTACTCCTGACAATGTGTCCACAAGGAGGTTGTGGCTTGGACTGAAATACAAAGATAATAAGCCAGTGCTATCACATATTCATCTTATTTCGAAACCTAATAGAAGAGTCCATTTGACAAATGACGAGCTTGTTCACTTTGCTGCAGGAAATAGAGTTAGATTCGTGAAGCCAATGAAACCTGATGAGGTTGTGTTTGTGAGAGCCAGTAATGGAGATGTGTTGAATCTTTACGAGGCCGTGAAAAAACAGTTAACCGGTGAGTTGCTTTGCCGAGTTTC GTTAGGTGACAAATCATTGACAGGGAAAAAGTACAGTATCGCAGGCTTTGATATGGATGAAACCATCATAACTACGCAGTCTGGTACACGTTTCGGTCATGGTGCGTGGGATTGGTGTATAAAATATCCTGAAGTAGTTTCAAGGCTTAAGGAATTAGAAACAATTCATTCGAACGATGATACCATTAAAGTCATTGCTATATTTACAAATCAAGGAGCTATTAATAACACAAAGAGATCAAAAAGTCTAAGTGGATTCACGCATAAAATTTCCAGCATCATAAAGAAACTTAGCACTTTGACATCATTGCCAATAGTAATTTATGCTGCCACCAGAGATCCGCAGGCGAATAAAAATGTACTTGCTAAAAAGGCGGCTAAAATAGCACGCAAACCAGATATAGGAATGTTTCAGCAGCTTCTTAATGATATAAATGCCACAAAGGAAGATGTTTCTTATCAAGACAGCTTTTTTTGTGGGGACGCTGCTGGTAGACCAGGAGATTTCAGTGAGTGTGATATTGGAATAGCAAAAAAGATTGGTGTTAAATTTTACACTCCGGAGCAGTACTTTTTAGATGTTAAGGAAAAATGA